The following coding sequences lie in one Hippopotamus amphibius kiboko isolate mHipAmp2 chromosome 17, mHipAmp2.hap2, whole genome shotgun sequence genomic window:
- the ARHGDIA gene encoding rho GDP-dissociation inhibitor 1 — protein sequence MAEQEPTAEQLAQIAAENEEDEHSVNYKPPAQKSIQEIQELDKDDESLRKYKEALLGRVAVSADPNVPNVVVTRLTLVCSTAPGPLELDLTGDLESFKKQSFVLKEGVEYRIKISFRVNREIVSGMKYIQHTYRKGVKIDKTDYMVGSYGPRAEEYEFLTPMEEAPKGMLARGSYNIKSRFTDDDRTDHLSWEWNLTIKKEWKD from the exons ATGGCTGAGCAGGAGCCCACGGCTGAGCAGCTGGCGCAGATCGCGGCCGAGAACGAGGAGGATGAGCACTCAGTCAACTACAAGCCCCCGGCACAGAAAAGCATCCAGGAGATCCAGGAGCTGGACAAGGACGACGAGAGTCTGCGCAAGTACAAAGAGGCCCTGCTGGGCCGTGTGGCCGTGTCCGCTG ACCCCAATGTCCCCAATGTTGTGGTGACCCGACTGACCCTGGTGTGTAGTACTGCCCCGGGCCCCCTGGAGCTGGACCTGACAG GTGATCTGGAGAGCTTCAAGAAGCAGTCCTTTGTGCTGAAGGAGGGTGTGGAATACCGGATAAAAATTTCCTTCCGG GTGAACCGAGAGATTGTGTCCGGCATGAAGTATATCCAGCACACATACAGGAAAGGCGTTAAGA TTGACAAGACTGACTACATGGTGGGGAGCTATGGGCCCCGGGCAGAGGAGTATGAGTTCCTGACCCCCATGGAGGAGGCGCCCAAGGGCATGCTGGCTCGAGGCAGCTACAACATCAAGTCCCGCTTCACAGACGACGACAGGACTGACCACCTGTCCTGGGAGTGGAACCTCACCATCAAGAAGGAGTGGAAGGACTGA